The proteins below are encoded in one region of Thermus sp. LT1-2-5:
- a CDS encoding ABC transporter substrate-binding protein — translation MRKIWAFLSVLLALAFAFPLTLTDDLGRSVTLKAPPKRVVSMLPSVTETVCALGACDRLVATDDYSDWPESVKRLPKAGGLYNPNPELIVSLKPDLVLVSRYGKLYETLERAGLTVFVVRTETYEDIFKTVRTLAQLLGLGSQGERLVAQIQKEVYQEEARAAKAKARPRVYYEIDPTPYTVGPESFIGVLIQKARGVNIVPKELGLFPKIAPEFVVEKNPEVIVATYPNARETIQSRPGWSRVRAVQAGRICVYTGGEDNLLSRPGPRVAQGLRLLVDCFHGR, via the coding sequence ATGAGGAAAATCTGGGCGTTTTTGTCGGTTCTCTTGGCCTTAGCCTTTGCCTTTCCCCTCACCCTCACGGACGACCTGGGCCGCTCGGTGACCCTGAAGGCCCCCCCTAAGCGCGTGGTCTCCATGCTGCCTTCGGTTACGGAGACGGTGTGCGCCCTGGGGGCCTGCGACCGCCTGGTGGCCACGGACGACTACTCGGATTGGCCGGAGAGCGTGAAGCGCCTGCCCAAGGCGGGGGGGCTTTACAACCCTAACCCCGAGCTGATCGTCTCCTTGAAGCCGGACTTGGTCTTGGTTTCCCGCTACGGCAAGCTTTACGAAACCCTGGAGCGGGCAGGGCTTACCGTGTTCGTGGTGCGCACGGAAACCTACGAGGACATCTTCAAAACCGTACGCACCCTGGCGCAGCTTCTGGGGCTTGGGTCGCAGGGGGAAAGGCTGGTGGCCCAGATCCAGAAGGAGGTTTACCAGGAGGAGGCCCGGGCCGCCAAGGCCAAGGCCAGGCCCCGGGTCTACTACGAGATTGACCCCACCCCTTACACCGTGGGGCCGGAAAGCTTTATCGGGGTCCTCATCCAGAAGGCCCGGGGGGTGAATATCGTTCCCAAGGAGCTTGGGCTTTTCCCCAAGATCGCCCCCGAGTTCGTGGTGGAGAAGAACCCCGAGGTCATCGTGGCCACCTACCCGAACGCCCGGGAAACCATACAGAGCCGACCGGGTTGGAGCCGGGTGAGGGCGGTGCAGGCGGGGAGGATCTGCGTGTATACGGGGGGGGAGGACAACCTTCTTTCCCGCCCCGGCCCCCGGGTGGCCCAAGGGCTTAGGCTCCTGGTGGACTGCTTCCACGGGCGCTAG
- a CDS encoding sugar ABC transporter permease codes for MRDRITAFLVLLPSLVAVGIFVYGFIGQNLYVSLSDWGKNPAQALAEKPTLHFVGLSNYRELFTGFVDVRFRQSVVNLIFFTLFFMAGSLGLGLLLAVALDQSPRGEGFFRTVFLFPMALSFVVTGTIWRWLLQPQGGVNVLPTLLGLPPWSFPWLTTREQVLVFDWNQLPFYTALVVGLVLLYVAYRAHREGEGKRRLYALLSGGLLLLWAFTLGRSAHLLPYPEPHGFSLALVGVILAAMWQMSGYTMALYLAGLRGIPVEVLEAAKVDGATPWQTYRHVILPLLAPITLSAMIVLGHIALKIFDLIFAMAGLDYAPTDVPAIYMYLLAFRGNQFAKGAAIGILLLLLVAVVVVPYLASQLRKEVRR; via the coding sequence ATGCGCGACCGCATCACGGCTTTCTTGGTCCTCCTCCCCTCCTTGGTGGCGGTGGGCATCTTCGTCTACGGCTTCATCGGGCAAAACCTCTACGTTTCCCTCAGCGACTGGGGCAAGAACCCCGCCCAAGCCCTGGCCGAGAAGCCCACCCTCCACTTCGTGGGCCTCTCCAACTACCGCGAGCTCTTCACGGGCTTCGTGGACGTGCGCTTCCGCCAGAGCGTGGTGAACCTCATCTTCTTTACCCTCTTCTTCATGGCGGGAAGCCTAGGCCTGGGCCTTCTCCTGGCGGTGGCCTTGGACCAAAGCCCAAGGGGGGAAGGCTTCTTCCGCACCGTCTTCCTCTTCCCCATGGCCCTTTCCTTCGTGGTCACGGGGACCATCTGGCGCTGGCTTCTCCAGCCCCAAGGCGGGGTGAACGTCCTGCCCACGCTGTTGGGCCTACCCCCTTGGTCCTTCCCCTGGCTCACCACCAGGGAACAGGTCCTGGTCTTTGACTGGAACCAGCTTCCCTTCTACACCGCCTTGGTGGTGGGGCTTGTGCTCCTCTACGTGGCCTACCGGGCCCACCGGGAAGGGGAAGGGAAACGGCGCCTTTATGCCCTCCTTTCCGGCGGGTTGCTCCTCCTTTGGGCCTTCACCTTGGGACGGAGCGCGCACCTCCTTCCCTACCCCGAGCCCCATGGCTTCAGTTTGGCCTTGGTGGGGGTGATCCTGGCGGCCATGTGGCAGATGTCGGGGTACACCATGGCCCTGTACCTGGCGGGGCTTAGGGGAATACCCGTGGAGGTCCTCGAGGCCGCCAAGGTGGATGGGGCTACCCCCTGGCAGACCTACCGCCACGTGATTCTGCCCCTCCTTGCCCCCATCACCCTTTCCGCCATGATCGTGTTGGGGCACATCGCCTTAAAGATCTTTGACCTCATCTTCGCCATGGCCGGCCTGGACTACGCCCCCACGGACGTGCCCGCCATCTACATGTACCTTCTGGCCTTCCGCGGCAACCAGTTCGCCAAGGGTGCGGCCATCGGCATCCTGCTCCTCCTCCTGGTGGCGGTGGTGGTGGTGCCCTACCTGGCCAGCCAGCTTCGGAAGGAGGTGCGGCGCTGA
- a CDS encoding protoglobin domain-containing protein, which produces MTEKNLARFYQIAQEIWSQLPPSARFRPLEDGKVLARYAPLMEGWTEDLVQGFYDTLFGHPATRKVFREGERPAREKTLRDWYLRTLRGPFNGQYFAWQALVGLVHVRRGVTNAMMAAMWNWLVEEVGRRARGHLSLEEARALEDAWRRLAFTVMALIAEEYLEAYLEALALAKGENPRAFLQQAQEMAATLLEGLKPA; this is translated from the coding sequence ATGACGGAGAAGAACCTTGCCCGCTTTTACCAGATCGCCCAAGAGATCTGGAGCCAGCTGCCCCCTTCCGCCCGCTTCCGGCCGCTAGAGGATGGAAAGGTCTTGGCCCGGTATGCTCCTCTGATGGAAGGCTGGACCGAGGACCTGGTGCAGGGCTTTTACGATACCCTCTTCGGCCATCCTGCCACCCGAAAGGTGTTCCGCGAAGGGGAGAGGCCAGCCCGGGAGAAAACCCTTAGAGACTGGTACCTCCGTACCCTGCGGGGTCCTTTCAACGGGCAGTACTTCGCTTGGCAGGCCCTGGTGGGGCTCGTGCACGTGCGCCGCGGCGTGACCAACGCCATGATGGCAGCCATGTGGAACTGGCTCGTGGAGGAGGTGGGCCGAAGGGCCAGGGGGCACCTCTCCTTGGAGGAGGCCCGGGCCCTGGAGGATGCTTGGCGCCGTTTGGCCTTCACCGTCATGGCCCTCATCGCCGAGGAATACCTGGAGGCCTACCTCGAGGCCCTGGCCCTGGCTAAAGGAGAAAATCCCCGGGCCTTTTTGCAGCAGGCCCAGGAGATGGCGGCAACGCTTCTGGAAGGTCTCAAGCCGGCCTAG
- a CDS encoding carbohydrate ABC transporter permease, protein MGRVILYAFLLLMAGFFLLPVYLVVLTALKEPAKITLDTVWHWPDPVYWESFRIAWEAFRPKFQNSLVLAISATLLSALVGALNGYVLAKWPFPGSNLLFALLLFGMFIPYQSILIPLFQFVKAIGLYGTLLGLILVHVIYGIPIVTLIFKNYYSEIPDELVEAARIDGAGFFGVFRHVILPLSAPAFVVVAIWQFTQIWNEFLFAVTLTRPESQPITVALAQLAGGEAVKWNLPMAGAILAALPTLLVYIFLGRYFLRGLLAGSVKG, encoded by the coding sequence ATGGGCCGGGTCATCCTCTACGCCTTCCTCCTCCTCATGGCGGGCTTTTTCCTCCTTCCCGTCTACCTGGTGGTCCTCACCGCCTTGAAGGAACCCGCCAAGATTACCCTGGACACCGTTTGGCACTGGCCCGACCCCGTCTACTGGGAAAGCTTCCGCATCGCCTGGGAGGCCTTCCGGCCCAAGTTTCAAAACTCCTTGGTCTTGGCCATCTCCGCCACCCTGCTTTCCGCCCTGGTGGGGGCCTTAAACGGCTACGTGCTGGCCAAGTGGCCCTTCCCTGGGTCCAACCTCCTCTTCGCCCTCTTGCTTTTCGGGATGTTCATCCCCTACCAAAGCATCCTGATCCCCCTCTTCCAGTTCGTGAAGGCCATCGGGCTGTACGGGACGCTCCTTGGCCTCATCCTGGTGCACGTGATCTACGGCATCCCCATCGTCACCCTAATTTTCAAGAACTACTACAGCGAAATCCCCGACGAGCTGGTGGAGGCAGCCCGCATTGACGGGGCCGGCTTCTTCGGGGTTTTCCGCCACGTCATTCTGCCCCTCTCCGCCCCCGCCTTCGTGGTGGTGGCCATCTGGCAGTTCACGCAGATCTGGAACGAGTTCCTCTTCGCCGTGACCTTGACCCGGCCAGAAAGCCAGCCCATCACCGTGGCCCTGGCGCAGCTCGCCGGGGGGGAGGCGGTGAAGTGGAACCTGCCCATGGCGGGGGCCATCCTGGCCGCCTTGCCCACGCTGTTGGTCTACATCTTCCTAGGCCGCTACTTCCTGCGGGGGCTTCTGGCGGGGTCGGTGAAGGGCTAG
- a CDS encoding AEC family transporter, whose translation MPHMQALLNTVVPVALVVLAGYLLGRRVPMDLTTLSRLTLYLLVPALIFDAMYRAEYTREGLWGLTLGFALTYALLFLTIQGTGRLLGLSPQATKGLLVCSLFPNSGNMGLSLTYFALGEEGLRRAVVYFILSSVVMFGLGPAFIRGGGLRDGLRLTLSLPLFYALLLGLLLKALGLTLPFRLDEGVRLMGQAAIPVLLLTLGMQMGQTRFQVGAFEATASALRLLLAPLLAYGVGLALGLPRLEHQVLVLQSATPVAVNAFLLTREFGGDAPRVARSVVVSTFFAFLTVPLVLYLIGVR comes from the coding sequence ATGCCCCACATGCAGGCCCTCCTCAACACGGTGGTTCCCGTGGCCCTGGTGGTCCTCGCCGGCTACCTCCTGGGGCGGCGCGTGCCCATGGACCTCACCACCCTAAGCCGCCTCACCCTTTACCTTCTGGTCCCCGCCCTCATCTTCGACGCCATGTACCGGGCGGAGTACACCCGGGAAGGGCTTTGGGGGCTCACCCTGGGCTTCGCCCTCACCTACGCCCTCCTGTTCCTCACCATCCAAGGAACGGGAAGGCTTCTTGGGCTTTCTCCCCAGGCCACCAAGGGCCTCTTGGTCTGTAGCCTCTTCCCCAACTCGGGCAACATGGGCCTTTCCCTCACCTACTTCGCCCTGGGGGAGGAGGGCCTCAGGCGGGCCGTGGTCTACTTCATCCTCTCCAGCGTGGTCATGTTCGGGCTCGGCCCCGCCTTTATCCGGGGCGGGGGGCTTCGGGATGGGCTTCGCCTCACCTTAAGCCTTCCCCTCTTCTACGCCCTCCTTTTGGGCCTCCTCCTCAAGGCCCTGGGCCTCACCCTCCCCTTCCGCCTGGACGAGGGGGTGCGGCTCATGGGCCAGGCGGCCATCCCCGTCCTCCTCCTCACCCTGGGGATGCAGATGGGCCAGACCCGCTTCCAGGTGGGCGCCTTCGAGGCCACCGCCAGCGCCCTAAGGCTCCTCCTCGCCCCCCTCCTGGCCTACGGGGTGGGGCTCGCCTTAGGGCTTCCCCGGCTGGAGCACCAGGTCCTGGTCCTTCAGTCCGCCACCCCTGTGGCGGTGAACGCCTTTCTCCTCACGCGGGAGTTCGGCGGGGACGCCCCACGGGTGGCCCGGAGCGTGGTGGTTTCCACCTTCTTCGCCTTCCTAACGGTTCCCCTGGTCCTCTACCTCATCGGGGTCCGGTAG
- a CDS encoding 16S rRNA (uracil(1498)-N(3))-methyltransferase, producing the protein MRPHRAYSPGLSGVLSHRESRHLLQVLRAQVGDRFTVFDAEREALAEVVDLGPPVRYRILEERRPEREVGVEVVLYMALLKGDKLAEVVRMATELGATRIQPLITRHSVPKEMGEGKLRRLQAIALEAAKQSGRLRVPEVLPPIPLKAVPEVTQGLVAHVGASRLVREALDPEKPLALAVGPEGGFAEEEVELLEARGFTPVTLGRRILRAETAALALLALCTAGEGR; encoded by the coding sequence GTGCGTCCCCACCGCGCCTATAGCCCTGGCCTCAGCGGCGTCCTCTCCCACCGGGAAAGCCGCCACCTTTTGCAGGTGCTAAGGGCCCAGGTGGGGGACCGTTTTACCGTGTTTGATGCGGAGCGGGAGGCCTTGGCCGAGGTGGTGGACCTGGGCCCCCCGGTGCGCTACCGCATCCTGGAGGAGCGCCGCCCGGAGCGGGAGGTGGGGGTGGAGGTGGTCCTCTATATGGCCCTCCTCAAGGGGGACAAGCTGGCCGAGGTGGTGCGCATGGCCACGGAGCTCGGCGCCACCCGCATCCAACCCCTCATCACCCGGCACAGCGTGCCCAAGGAGATGGGGGAGGGGAAGCTTAGGCGCCTGCAGGCCATCGCCCTCGAGGCGGCCAAGCAGTCAGGAAGGCTAAGGGTGCCCGAGGTCCTTCCCCCCATACCCCTGAAGGCGGTGCCGGAGGTGACCCAAGGCCTCGTGGCCCACGTGGGGGCAAGCCGCTTGGTGCGGGAGGCCCTGGACCCGGAAAAGCCCCTGGCCCTGGCCGTGGGGCCGGAAGGAGGCTTCGCCGAGGAGGAGGTGGAGCTCTTGGAGGCGCGGGGCTTCACCCCGGTGACCTTGGGGCGGAGGATCCTCCGGGCGGAAACCGCCGCCCTCGCCCTCCTCGCCCTTTGCACTGCGGGGGAGGGAAGGTGA
- a CDS encoding ROK family transcriptional regulator yields the protein MRKGDTQEIRRLNRRAILGHLRRGPLTRADLSRLTGLAKSAVSRLVDELLHEGLLEEGASTSPPLGRPGTLLHLRPGARFALGAEIGVEGTVLLALDWRGEVLWAKEWAHAKEAGPEERFARLLQESLPEAQGALGLGFTLPGVVVGTQLLYAPNLAWRNLDLSPFLASFPLPTLAENDAKASALSEVFFHGEENLAYLVLSTGLGVGVVAEGRLLRGASGAAGEVGHWLGFGEAPCACGRKGCLETELGLGALLRHHRALGGEAEDLEALLAQAQAGHPLARTALAHLGDALGRFVANLAVAYDPARVVVGGKAAELFPFLEAPLRRALAAHAFLETHRTLSVQPSSYGHLAAAVGGASLFLARFFELGGLWAESPRRNGGRYEEVALGTRHGLGA from the coding sequence GTGCGCAAAGGGGACACACAGGAAATCCGCAGGCTGAACCGCCGGGCCATCTTGGGCCACCTGCGGCGGGGTCCCCTCACCCGCGCCGACCTCTCCCGGCTCACGGGCCTGGCCAAAAGCGCCGTGAGCCGCCTGGTGGACGAGCTCTTGCACGAAGGCCTCCTGGAGGAAGGGGCCTCCACCTCCCCGCCCTTGGGGCGGCCGGGAACCCTGTTGCACCTGCGGCCAGGGGCCCGCTTCGCCCTGGGAGCGGAAATCGGGGTGGAAGGTACCGTCCTCCTGGCCCTGGACTGGCGGGGTGAGGTGCTTTGGGCCAAGGAGTGGGCCCACGCCAAGGAGGCGGGGCCGGAGGAGCGCTTCGCCCGGCTTCTGCAGGAAAGCCTGCCTGAGGCCCAAGGGGCCTTGGGCCTCGGCTTCACCCTGCCCGGCGTGGTGGTGGGAACCCAGCTCCTTTACGCCCCCAACCTGGCCTGGCGCAACCTGGATTTGAGCCCCTTTCTGGCCTCCTTCCCCCTACCCACCTTGGCGGAAAACGACGCCAAGGCCTCCGCCCTTTCCGAGGTCTTCTTCCACGGGGAGGAAAACCTGGCCTACCTGGTCCTCAGCACCGGCCTGGGCGTGGGCGTGGTGGCGGAAGGCCGCCTCCTCCGGGGAGCGAGTGGTGCGGCGGGGGAGGTGGGCCACTGGCTCGGCTTTGGGGAAGCCCCTTGCGCCTGTGGGCGCAAGGGGTGCTTGGAAACCGAGCTCGGCCTGGGAGCCTTGCTGCGGCACCACCGGGCCTTGGGAGGGGAAGCGGAGGACCTCGAGGCCCTCTTGGCCCAGGCCCAGGCGGGCCACCCCCTGGCCCGGACCGCCTTGGCCCACCTAGGGGACGCCTTGGGCCGGTTTGTGGCCAACCTGGCCGTGGCCTACGACCCCGCCCGGGTAGTGGTGGGGGGCAAGGCGGCGGAGCTCTTTCCCTTCTTGGAAGCCCCCTTGCGCCGCGCCCTGGCGGCGCACGCCTTTTTGGAAACCCACCGCACGCTTTCCGTGCAACCCTCTTCCTACGGGCACCTGGCGGCGGCGGTGGGCGGGGCGAGCCTCTTTTTGGCGCGCTTCTTTGAGTTGGGCGGCCTGTGGGCGGAAAGCCCACGTCGCAATGGAGGTAGGTATGAGGAAGTGGCTTTGGGTACTCGGCATGGCCTTGGGGCTTAG
- a CDS encoding zinc-binding dehydrogenase, whose translation MQAWVQEKLGAPLARKEVEDPTPGPREVVLQVEAVGLNFADHLVRLGAYLTRFHPPFIPGMEVVGRVGDRRYAALVGQGGLAEKVKVPETALLPVPEGLSPEEAAAYPVSFLTSYLALRRAGARPGESVLVQAAAGALGTAAVQVAKALGLKVVAAASRPEKLALPKRLGADLTAFYEELPERVKALGGVDLLLEVRGKAVEESLNLLKPMGRLVYIGAAEGEVAPIPPLKLMRKNLTVMGFWLAPLLGERPLVDEALGFLLPRLGKALRPVVGQVFPFAQAEAAFQALLDRGHTGKIVVRL comes from the coding sequence ATGCAAGCCTGGGTGCAGGAGAAGCTCGGCGCCCCCTTGGCGCGCAAAGAGGTGGAGGACCCCACGCCGGGGCCAAGGGAGGTGGTCCTCCAGGTGGAGGCGGTGGGCCTCAACTTCGCCGACCACCTGGTGCGGCTTGGGGCCTACCTCACCCGGTTCCACCCGCCCTTCATCCCGGGAATGGAGGTGGTGGGGCGGGTGGGCGATCGCCGCTACGCCGCCCTCGTGGGCCAAGGGGGGCTTGCGGAGAAGGTGAAGGTGCCGGAAACGGCCCTCCTTCCGGTGCCGGAAGGGCTTAGCCCAGAGGAGGCTGCGGCCTACCCCGTTTCCTTCCTCACCTCCTACCTGGCCCTAAGGCGGGCGGGGGCCAGGCCGGGGGAAAGCGTCTTGGTGCAGGCGGCGGCGGGAGCCTTGGGCACGGCGGCGGTGCAGGTGGCGAAGGCCCTGGGGCTTAAGGTGGTGGCGGCAGCCTCGAGGCCGGAAAAGCTCGCCCTCCCCAAGCGCCTCGGGGCGGACCTCACCGCTTTCTACGAGGAGCTGCCCGAACGGGTGAAGGCCCTAGGCGGGGTGGACCTCCTCCTGGAGGTGCGGGGCAAGGCGGTAGAGGAAAGCCTCAACCTCCTCAAGCCCATGGGGCGCCTGGTCTACATCGGGGCGGCGGAGGGGGAGGTGGCCCCCATCCCTCCCCTCAAGCTCATGCGCAAGAACCTCACCGTGATGGGCTTTTGGCTCGCCCCCCTCCTGGGGGAAAGGCCCCTGGTGGACGAGGCGCTAGGCTTCCTCCTCCCCCGCCTGGGCAAAGCGCTTAGGCCCGTGGTGGGGCAGGTCTTCCCCTTTGCCCAGGCGGAGGCCGCCTTCCAGGCCCTCTTGGACCGGGGCCACACGGGGAAGATCGTGGTCCGGTTATAG
- a CDS encoding ornithine cyclodeaminase, whose product MPSYLELAEAIRRVLLEGAVAPKRQVLPLPTGQFLVMPAADGEVAVCKLVVVEPGKTPMVQAEVWVRRLATGEVLHLPGEELTQRRTAALSLLAATLLAPRREGALLVVGPGAVGVAHLEAFAEAFPLTRVLVRGRGRERVLAFLERARALGLAAEAWTGDEVPEDVAFLVTATPSPTPVLPPRVPEGVFLAAVGSFRPEMREVPEALVAQAALYADTEDALMEAGELQGLARPVIPLREALLGRRGEGRFVLFKSVGHALFDLAAARAYLGL is encoded by the coding sequence ATGCCGAGCTACTTGGAACTGGCGGAGGCCATCCGGCGGGTGCTCCTGGAGGGGGCGGTGGCGCCCAAGCGGCAGGTCCTGCCCTTGCCCACGGGGCAGTTTCTGGTGATGCCAGCGGCGGATGGGGAGGTGGCGGTGTGCAAGCTGGTGGTGGTGGAGCCGGGCAAGACCCCCATGGTGCAGGCGGAGGTGTGGGTGAGGCGCCTCGCCACGGGGGAGGTCCTCCACCTTCCCGGGGAGGAGCTCACGCAAAGGCGCACCGCCGCCCTTTCCCTCCTCGCCGCCACCCTCCTTGCCCCGAGGCGGGAAGGGGCTTTGTTGGTGGTGGGGCCCGGGGCCGTGGGCGTGGCCCACCTCGAGGCCTTCGCCGAGGCCTTTCCCCTCACCCGGGTCCTGGTGCGGGGGAGGGGGCGGGAACGGGTCTTGGCCTTCTTGGAGCGGGCCAGAGCGCTGGGGTTGGCCGCCGAGGCGTGGACCGGGGACGAGGTCCCGGAGGACGTGGCCTTCCTGGTCACCGCCACCCCAAGCCCCACCCCTGTCCTGCCCCCCCGGGTGCCGGAGGGGGTCTTCTTGGCGGCGGTGGGGAGCTTCCGCCCGGAGATGCGGGAGGTGCCCGAGGCCCTGGTGGCCCAGGCCGCCCTCTACGCGGACACGGAGGATGCCCTCATGGAGGCGGGGGAGCTTCAGGGGCTCGCCCGCCCCGTCATCCCCTTGCGGGAGGCCCTCTTGGGCCGGCGGGGGGAAGGGCGGTTCGTCCTCTTCAAGAGCGTGGGGCACGCCCTCTTCGACCTGGCGGCGGCCAGGGCCTACCTCGGTCTATAA
- a CDS encoding extracellular solute-binding protein produces the protein MRKWLWVLGMALGLSALAQTGKLEIFSWWAGDEGPALEALIRLYKQKYPGVEVINATVTGGAGVNAKAVLKTRMLGGDPPDTFQVHAGMELIGTWVVANRMEDLTPLFRQEGWLQAFPKGLIDLISYKGGIWSVPVNIHRSNVMWYIPAKLREWGVNPPRTWAEFLATCETLKRKGLQAPLALGENWTQQHLWESVALAMLGADGWNNLWNGKLKFTDPKAVAVWETFGKVLDCANKDAAGLSWQQAVDRVVQGQAAFNIMGDWAAGYMATTLKLKPGTDFAWAPSPGTQGVFMMLSDSFGLPKGAKNRQNALNWLRLVGSKEGQDTFNPLKGSIAARLDSDPAKYNAYGQAAMRDWKSNRIVGSLVHGAVAPESFMSQFGTVMEIFLQTKSPQAAANAAQAIADQVGLGR, from the coding sequence ATGAGGAAGTGGCTTTGGGTACTCGGCATGGCCTTGGGGCTTAGCGCCCTGGCCCAGACGGGCAAGCTAGAGATCTTTTCCTGGTGGGCGGGGGACGAGGGGCCGGCCCTCGAGGCCCTCATCCGGCTCTACAAGCAGAAGTATCCCGGCGTGGAGGTCATCAACGCCACGGTGACCGGAGGAGCTGGGGTTAACGCCAAGGCGGTGCTCAAGACCCGGATGCTCGGCGGCGACCCCCCCGACACCTTCCAGGTCCACGCCGGCATGGAGCTCATCGGTACCTGGGTGGTGGCCAACCGCATGGAGGACCTCACCCCCCTCTTCCGCCAGGAGGGCTGGCTCCAGGCCTTCCCCAAGGGGCTCATTGACCTCATCTCCTACAAGGGGGGCATCTGGAGCGTCCCGGTGAACATCCACCGCTCCAACGTCATGTGGTATATCCCGGCCAAGCTGCGGGAATGGGGGGTGAACCCGCCCAGGACCTGGGCCGAGTTCCTCGCCACCTGCGAGACCCTGAAGCGGAAGGGCCTCCAGGCCCCCTTGGCCCTGGGGGAAAACTGGACGCAACAGCACCTTTGGGAAAGCGTGGCCCTGGCCATGCTGGGGGCTGACGGCTGGAACAACCTTTGGAACGGCAAGCTGAAGTTCACCGACCCCAAGGCGGTGGCGGTCTGGGAAACCTTCGGCAAGGTGCTGGACTGCGCCAACAAGGACGCCGCTGGGCTTTCCTGGCAGCAAGCGGTGGACCGGGTGGTGCAAGGCCAGGCCGCCTTCAACATCATGGGGGACTGGGCCGCAGGGTACATGGCCACCACCTTGAAGCTTAAGCCCGGCACCGACTTTGCTTGGGCCCCTTCCCCGGGCACCCAAGGGGTCTTCATGATGCTCTCCGACTCCTTCGGCCTGCCCAAGGGAGCCAAGAACCGCCAGAACGCCCTCAACTGGCTCCGGCTGGTGGGGTCTAAGGAAGGGCAGGACACCTTCAACCCCCTTAAGGGCTCCATCGCCGCCCGCTTGGACTCCGACCCGGCCAAGTACAACGCCTACGGCCAGGCGGCCATGCGGGACTGGAAGTCCAACCGCATCGTGGGCTCCTTGGTCCACGGGGCCGTGGCGCCGGAAAGCTTCATGAGCCAGTTCGGCACGGTGATGGAGATCTTCCTCCAGACCAAGAGCCCGCAGGCGGCGGCCAACGCCGCCCAGGCCATCGCCGACCAGGTAGGCCTGGGCCGCTAA